The genomic DNA TTGCGGATATGAACAGCACGTTCCCGTTTTTTGTCCTGAATGCCAAAGTGATCATATTCGATATTTTGGAACAGGGACGCAAAAAGTTGAAGAAGAACTTGCTAAAATTTTGCCTGAAGCAAGAGTTATTCGGATGGATGTTGATACGACAAGCAAAAAAGGAGCACATGAGCGTCTCCTTGCTGATTTTCAGGAAGGTAAAGCAGATATTTTACTTGGTACGCAAATGATTGCCAAAGGCCTGGATTTTCCAAATATTACACTGGTTGGGGTGCTTTCGGCAGATACAATGCTCCATCTTCCGGATTTTCGGTCTTCGGAAAAAACGTTTCAACTGTTAACCCAGGTTAGCGGCAGGGCGGGAAGGCATGAATTAGAAGGGGAAGTTGTCATCCAGACATACAGTCCTGAGCATTATAGTGTGGAGCTCGCAGGCGAACAGGATTACGACCGTTTCTATCAAAAGGAAATGATGATACGAAAGATCCATAAATATCCGCCTTTTTACTACATTTCTCTTGTAACGGTCAGCCATGAACAATTGATGAAGGTTGTGTCGGTAACCGAGAAAATTTCAACCTTTTTACAGTCAAGGTTATCAAATGAATCGATTGTTCTTGGTCCTGTTGCATCACCGATCCCCCGCATCAATAATAGATATCGCTATCAATGTTTGATAAAATACAAACGTGAACCTGAACTTGGCAAGGCTTTGAAAGCTGTATTGGACCGTTATCAGCAAGAGATTGTTTCTGATGGTTTACAAATTTCTATTGATCTTAATCCGTATATATTAATGTAATGGTTATGAAGATGATCAATTTAGTAGAAAATGAAGATATAAGATAGATGGAGGATAAGCATTGGCAGTAAAGAAAATTGTCACATACCCAGCTGAAATATTAGAAAAGCAATGCGAGCCGGTTACGGTTTTTGATAAAAAGCTTTCAAAACTCCTTAATAATATGTACGATACAATGATTGAATATGATGGGGTAGGACTTGCAGCTCCACAAATAGGAGTAAATAAGCAAATTGCTATCGTAGATATTGATGATGAAACCGGCCCGATAGAATTAATAAACCCGGAAATTATGGAAACTTCAGGAGAACAATCAGGTCCTGAAGGATGTTTAAGCTTTCCGGGACTTTATGGCGAGGTTACACGTCCCTATTTTGTAAAAGTGAAAGCACAGGATCGGAAGGGAAAATCTTTTATTATTGAAGCAGAGGATTTTCTCGCCAGAGCGATCCAGCATGAAATTGATCATTTGCATGGTGTCCTGTTTATTTCAAAAATTACAAGATACTTGGAAGAAGATGAGTTGGAAGGGTTGGAAGTGGAATGACGAAAATTGTATTTATGGGGACGCCTGATTTTTCTGTTCCCATCTTGAAGCAGCTGGTTCAAGACGGATACGAAATAATTGGAGTTGTTACCCAGCCCGACAGGCCGGTAGGAAGAAAAAAAATCTTGACACCACCGCCGGTGAAAGTGGAAGCAGAAAAACACGGAATTCCTATATTTCAACCAGAAAAAATCCGCAATCCAGAAGAGCTTGAAAAAATCTTGGCTCTTAAACCGGATTTGATTGTGACCGCTGCCTTTGGACAAATATTGCCAAAGGAACTACTCGAAGCCCCGAAGTTTGGCTGCATTAATGTCCATGCTTCGCTTTTGCCTGAACTTCGCGGCGGGGCGCCGATCCATTATGCGATTTTGCAGGGCAAGAAAAAAACGGGGATTACGATTATGTATATGGTTGAAAAATTAGATGCAGGAGATATATTGACTCAAGCGGAAGTTATGATCACAGATGAAGACACTGTAGGAACACTGCATGACAAATTAAGTGAAACAGGTGCAAAACTGTTATCGGAAACGATACCGAAGCTCATTAAAGGCGAGCTTAAGCCTATTCCGCAAAATGAAGAGGAAGCGACATATTCCTACAACATCAAAAGAGAACAAGAAAAAATAGACTGGTCAAAAAACGGTGAAGATATATATAACCATATTCGCGGAATGAATCCATGGCCAGTTGCCTATACAACGATGAATCATTCTGTTTTAAAAATATGGCGCGGTGAAAAGGTTCCTGTTAAGGAAACATCTGAACCCGGGACAATTTTAGCAATTTCCAAAGACGGAATTATCGTTTCAACGGGAGATGATACAGCTATAAAGATTACAGA from Bacillus methanolicus MGA3 includes the following:
- the fmt gene encoding methionyl-tRNA formyltransferase — its product is MTKIVFMGTPDFSVPILKQLVQDGYEIIGVVTQPDRPVGRKKILTPPPVKVEAEKHGIPIFQPEKIRNPEELEKILALKPDLIVTAAFGQILPKELLEAPKFGCINVHASLLPELRGGAPIHYAILQGKKKTGITIMYMVEKLDAGDILTQAEVMITDEDTVGTLHDKLSETGAKLLSETIPKLIKGELKPIPQNEEEATYSYNIKREQEKIDWSKNGEDIYNHIRGMNPWPVAYTTMNHSVLKIWRGEKVPVKETSEPGTILAISKDGIIVSTGDDTAIKITELQPSGKKRMTAEQFLRGAGSQITIGTKLGEENEE
- the def gene encoding peptide deformylase, translated to MAVKKIVTYPAEILEKQCEPVTVFDKKLSKLLNNMYDTMIEYDGVGLAAPQIGVNKQIAIVDIDDETGPIELINPEIMETSGEQSGPEGCLSFPGLYGEVTRPYFVKVKAQDRKGKSFIIEAEDFLARAIQHEIDHLHGVLFISKITRYLEEDELEGLEVE